A portion of the Candidatus Limnocylindrales bacterium genome contains these proteins:
- a CDS encoding CsbD family protein, which yields MNWDQIEGKWKELAGGVKEHWGKLTDDELTEIGGKRDRLAGVIQSKYGLAKEAAEEQITRFEKSLDKVVH from the coding sequence ATGAACTGGGATCAGATTGAAGGAAAGTGGAAAGAGCTCGCCGGCGGCGTCAAGGAACATTGGGGCAAGCTCACCGACGACGAGCTGACGGAGATCGGCGGCAAGCGAGACAGGCTCGCCGGCGTGATCCAGTCGAAATACGGCCTCGCCAAGGAAGCCGCCGAAGAACAGATCACGAGGTTCGAAAAGAGCCTCGACAAGGTCGTCCACTGA
- a CDS encoding response regulator translates to MTEQAATVFVVDDDAAVRRSLCELFASVSLPVEAYSSSREFLDAFDPRRPGCLLLDMRLKEGSGLDLQDELRRRDVRLPIIVLTGHGDVASSVRALKAGAFDFLQKPPPPAELLDRIYAAIENDRAAREAASRRAEGLDRLSSLTPREREVMALLVAGSTSKEVAYDMGISVRTIEGHRRRILSKLQVTSAAQLVRFVMNARGDKTED, encoded by the coding sequence ATGACCGAGCAAGCAGCTACCGTCTTCGTGGTCGACGACGACGCGGCCGTTCGCCGTTCGCTCTGCGAGCTGTTCGCGTCGGTGTCGCTTCCGGTCGAGGCGTATTCGTCCAGCCGCGAGTTCCTGGATGCCTTCGATCCGCGTCGCCCAGGCTGCCTGCTTCTCGACATGCGACTGAAGGAAGGCAGCGGTCTCGATCTCCAGGACGAGCTGCGCCGGCGCGACGTGCGCCTGCCGATCATCGTGCTGACGGGGCATGGCGACGTGGCGAGCTCGGTGCGCGCGCTCAAGGCAGGAGCGTTCGATTTCCTCCAGAAGCCTCCGCCGCCGGCGGAGCTCCTCGACAGAATTTACGCTGCGATCGAAAACGATCGCGCCGCACGCGAAGCGGCCTCGCGGCGGGCCGAAGGGCTCGACCGCCTTTCGTCGCTGACCCCGCGCGAGCGGGAAGTGATGGCGCTCCTGGTCGCGGGCAGTACCTCCAAGGAAGTCGCCTACGACATGGGCATCAGCGTGCGCACCATAGAAGGGCACCGGCGCCGGATCCTGTCGAAGCTGCAGGTGACGTCGGCGGCGCAGCTCGTGCGCTTCGTGATGAATGCGCGCGGCGACAAGACCGAAGACTGA
- a CDS encoding AI-2E family transporter, which yields MNDGANTSGSFDLRAIAAATAVVIAMVAVAAVAYELLDVLLMMFVGVVVAAALQPWHGALCRRGIPKGLAVLLLYVFLLLALTLVAFAVGPMLFDQLGTFAAALPENYGKARAHLQGSGTGLFRFIAARLPPFERLAPALTDLAPQLVAGTLGVTTSIVKIPVYFVSVLAIAFYWTLELPRFERVVVSMIPVESRPRALNIWHEIELRLGGFLRGQGLAMFFIGVASAAGYALIGLPNVLALGVLAGLLEAVPLIGPLLAVAPALLVALPLGGHSVPFVIAFAVLLHLVESNVLIPRIMHRTVGVSALVSLVAILSFGTLYGIAGVFVAIPMAAVIQALLDTLFVNADVQPTGAIDDPTDDLRVHVRSIGQQARSRLRGRTSRMGIDPASADHVVDAVDQQIEAAVKRVETLIAADDAPGAPATQRLEEAVQEVETLNVAAHDAEQETSAAKP from the coding sequence ATGAACGACGGCGCCAATACCTCCGGAAGCTTCGATCTGCGCGCCATCGCCGCCGCCACGGCGGTCGTGATCGCGATGGTCGCGGTCGCAGCCGTCGCGTACGAGCTGCTCGACGTCCTCCTGATGATGTTCGTCGGCGTCGTCGTCGCGGCGGCGCTTCAGCCGTGGCACGGCGCGCTTTGCCGGCGCGGTATCCCGAAAGGCCTTGCGGTCCTGCTCCTCTATGTGTTCCTGCTGCTGGCGCTTACGCTCGTCGCGTTTGCCGTCGGGCCGATGCTGTTCGACCAGCTCGGTACGTTCGCAGCCGCACTGCCCGAGAACTACGGCAAAGCCCGCGCGCACCTGCAGGGAAGCGGCACCGGCCTGTTTCGATTTATCGCTGCGCGTCTTCCGCCGTTCGAGCGACTTGCTCCGGCTCTGACGGATCTGGCGCCGCAACTCGTTGCGGGCACTCTCGGCGTCACCACCAGCATCGTGAAGATCCCGGTCTACTTCGTCAGCGTGCTGGCGATCGCGTTTTACTGGACGCTCGAGCTCCCGCGCTTCGAGCGCGTGGTGGTTTCGATGATCCCCGTCGAAAGCCGGCCGCGCGCGCTCAACATCTGGCATGAGATCGAGCTGCGGCTCGGCGGTTTCCTGCGAGGTCAGGGGCTCGCGATGTTTTTCATCGGTGTGGCTTCTGCAGCCGGTTACGCGCTGATCGGTCTGCCGAACGTGCTCGCGCTCGGTGTGCTGGCCGGGCTTCTCGAAGCCGTGCCGCTCATCGGTCCATTGCTTGCGGTCGCGCCCGCTCTGCTGGTGGCTCTGCCGCTCGGCGGCCACAGCGTGCCGTTCGTCATAGCGTTCGCCGTGCTGCTGCATCTGGTCGAGAGCAATGTGCTGATCCCGCGCATCATGCACCGCACCGTCGGCGTGAGCGCGCTCGTCAGCCTGGTGGCAATCCTCTCGTTCGGCACGCTGTATGGGATCGCCGGAGTTTTCGTCGCCATTCCGATGGCGGCCGTGATCCAGGCGCTGCTCGATACGCTGTTCGTCAACGCCGACGTGCAGCCGACCGGAGCGATCGACGACCCGACCGACGACCTGCGCGTCCACGTGCGCTCGATCGGCCAGCAGGCCCGGTCGCGGCTTCGGGGTCGCACCAGCCGGATGGGAATCGATCCGGCGTCGGCCGACCATGTGGTGGACGCCGTCGATCAGCAGATCGAAGCAGCGGTCAAACGCGTCGAGACACTGATCGCAGCGGACGACGCGCCCGGAGCGCCCGCAACGCAGCGACTCGAGGAAGCGGTGCAGGAAGTGGAGACGCTGAACGTTGCCGCACACGATGCGGAACAGGAAACGTCTGCCGCGAAACCCTGA
- a CDS encoding DUF1328 domain-containing protein yields MLNYAVTFFVIALIASVLGFAGVAGMSMQIGWLFAVIAVVLLVVSMISGGGRGLLRRS; encoded by the coding sequence ATGCTGAATTACGCCGTTACTTTTTTCGTGATCGCCCTGATCGCTTCGGTGCTCGGCTTTGCCGGTGTCGCCGGCATGTCGATGCAGATCGGCTGGCTGTTCGCGGTCATCGCTGTCGTGCTGCTCGTTGTCTCGATGATCTCGGGCGGCGGTCGCGGATTGCTGCGAAGGTCCTGA
- a CDS encoding chemotaxis protein CheB has translation MKQRSATRAKPQAPESSAAPAASDAARAHVEPAFPIVGIGASAGGLDAYRTLFSTLPADCGAAFVLIQHLDPTRKSLTAELVGGYTMMPVVQAEEGMRVEIDHVYVIPPNTYLGIRDRTLRLSVPAESRSLRMAVDFFFESLAAAEHDRAVGIILSGSGTDGTNGLKAIKAAGGLTMVQDPKTAQHDGMPRSAIASADHVLPVEQMASTLLDHLRSNAGSEVAAETVPNAVSHALLEAIAVLQARTSFDFSGYKKGTLQRRLQHRMSLRRIAAIDDYTELLRTDPDEASALFADLLINVTGFFRDPEAWQILQEKVVRPMVAAQPVDAPIRVWVPACASGEEAYSMAIVFLEELEQAGKRCELQIFASDLDTDALETARAGIYPAAVVKNLGPRRTARYFLQTEHGVRVSKQLRDTVVFAQQSLVRDPPFSKLQLVSCRNLLIYLEQPVQDRLIPLLHFALVNGGCLFLGSAEGIGPHTDLFEAISAKWRIYRRIGRARHERLEFPISGAHLPIVHGRIPGPPTPARLAALAQTLMQRYSPACVIINRIGEILYFHGPTDDYLTRPDGLPTRDLIGQVREGLRSKLRGAVRDAIHGKQKVVVSGVHVRRGDSFPRVRIVVEPLPSTTETESLWLVVMEDETESDDVGTAPPASGEDIAHVQQLEYELRATKEDLHQTIEELRASNEELMSSNEELQSTNEELETSKEELQSLNEELTTANSQLENKIGELEASNNDLDNLLASTNIATLFLDTQLRIRRFTPAATRLFSLIAADIGRPLSDIAQRFRDPALLSDAALVLTESVTPRQEVQAQDGRWYVRQVLPYRTRDNRTEGVVITMSDVAAEAIEEARLYAEAIVDTVREPLLVLDGDLRVVSANRSFYSTFKVSSADTAGRSLYELGGGEWDIPQLRTLLGEVLPKQHVMNDFPMKHDFLTTVGPRNLLLNARALLRGGDRPGLILLAIEDVTERMQLQSVLRESEDRTRNAEEARRRHSELAHSQRISTVGELASGLAHELNQPLAAIANEVEACVRYLRAGKADPVKLLSLLGEVSSEALRASQIVSHLRSFIEKGSPTFELADLNDIARDVARLMRHEIESAQVSLEIDAARRQLPINADRIQIEQIIVNLIQNAIDSQRTVPGELRKIRLTTRAASGMAELSVRDNGPRMATADAERMFEPFFTTKAEGLGMGLAISRSIIEAHRGRVWAETPGTGDRGTTVCFSLPLQRPGRKRSAG, from the coding sequence ATGAAGCAACGATCCGCCACTCGCGCAAAACCGCAGGCGCCCGAATCTTCCGCCGCACCAGCTGCATCCGATGCGGCGCGTGCCCACGTCGAGCCCGCATTTCCGATTGTCGGTATCGGCGCTTCCGCCGGCGGCCTCGACGCCTACCGTACGCTGTTCTCGACGCTGCCGGCCGATTGCGGCGCGGCATTCGTGCTGATCCAGCATCTCGACCCTACGCGCAAGAGCCTGACGGCCGAGCTGGTCGGCGGGTACACGATGATGCCCGTCGTGCAGGCCGAAGAGGGGATGCGCGTCGAGATCGATCACGTCTACGTCATTCCGCCGAATACGTACCTTGGCATCCGCGATCGCACGCTGCGGCTGAGCGTGCCCGCCGAGTCGCGCAGCCTGCGCATGGCAGTCGATTTTTTCTTCGAGTCGCTGGCGGCTGCGGAGCACGATCGTGCGGTCGGCATCATTCTTTCCGGCAGCGGAACCGACGGCACCAACGGGCTGAAAGCCATCAAGGCCGCCGGCGGCCTGACGATGGTGCAGGATCCAAAAACCGCGCAACACGACGGCATGCCGCGGAGCGCGATCGCGAGCGCCGATCACGTGCTTCCTGTCGAGCAGATGGCTTCGACGCTGCTTGACCACCTGCGCAGCAACGCCGGCAGTGAGGTCGCTGCCGAAACAGTCCCGAACGCCGTGTCGCATGCGCTCCTGGAAGCGATCGCCGTGCTGCAGGCGCGCACCAGCTTCGACTTCAGCGGTTACAAGAAAGGGACGCTCCAGCGCCGCCTGCAGCACCGGATGAGCCTGCGCCGCATCGCCGCGATCGACGATTACACCGAGCTGCTGCGCACCGATCCGGATGAAGCCTCCGCACTTTTTGCTGATCTTCTGATCAACGTGACCGGCTTCTTCCGCGATCCCGAGGCATGGCAGATTCTGCAGGAGAAAGTCGTACGGCCGATGGTGGCTGCGCAGCCCGTCGATGCCCCGATTCGGGTGTGGGTGCCCGCCTGCGCGTCCGGAGAAGAAGCGTATTCGATGGCGATCGTCTTTCTCGAAGAGCTCGAACAAGCGGGCAAGCGCTGCGAGCTTCAGATCTTTGCTTCGGACCTCGATACGGACGCGCTCGAGACCGCGCGCGCCGGCATCTATCCGGCAGCGGTTGTGAAGAACCTCGGGCCCCGGCGGACGGCCCGCTACTTTCTGCAGACCGAGCACGGCGTACGCGTCAGCAAGCAGCTTCGCGACACGGTGGTTTTCGCGCAGCAGAGCCTGGTGCGCGATCCGCCGTTCTCGAAGCTCCAGCTCGTCAGTTGTCGCAACCTGCTGATCTATCTCGAGCAGCCGGTGCAGGACCGGCTCATTCCGCTCCTGCATTTCGCGCTGGTGAACGGCGGCTGTCTTTTCCTCGGGAGCGCCGAAGGCATCGGTCCGCACACGGACCTGTTCGAGGCCATCTCCGCAAAGTGGAGGATTTATCGACGCATCGGCCGGGCGCGTCACGAGCGGCTCGAGTTTCCGATCAGCGGTGCGCATCTGCCGATCGTGCACGGAAGAATACCCGGCCCGCCGACACCGGCCCGCCTGGCCGCGCTCGCGCAGACCCTGATGCAGCGTTACTCGCCGGCCTGCGTGATCATCAACCGCATCGGCGAGATTCTCTATTTCCACGGACCGACCGACGATTACCTGACGCGCCCCGACGGTTTGCCGACCAGGGATCTGATCGGCCAGGTGCGCGAGGGACTGCGCAGCAAGCTGCGCGGCGCGGTTCGCGACGCCATCCACGGCAAGCAGAAGGTGGTGGTCAGCGGCGTGCACGTGCGCCGCGGCGACAGTTTTCCACGAGTCCGCATCGTCGTGGAGCCGCTGCCGTCGACGACCGAGACCGAGAGCCTGTGGCTCGTCGTCATGGAAGACGAGACCGAATCCGACGACGTCGGGACGGCACCGCCGGCGTCCGGAGAAGACATCGCCCACGTGCAGCAGCTCGAGTACGAGCTTCGCGCGACCAAGGAAGATCTTCATCAGACGATCGAAGAGCTGCGCGCATCCAACGAAGAGCTGATGTCGAGCAATGAGGAGCTGCAGTCGACCAACGAGGAGCTGGAAACGTCGAAGGAAGAGCTGCAGTCGCTCAACGAAGAGCTGACGACGGCCAACAGCCAGCTCGAGAACAAGATCGGCGAGCTCGAAGCGAGCAACAACGACCTCGACAACCTGCTCGCCAGCACCAACATCGCGACGCTGTTCCTCGACACGCAACTTCGTATCCGCCGGTTCACGCCGGCTGCCACGCGACTGTTCAGCCTGATCGCGGCGGATATCGGCCGACCGCTTTCCGACATTGCCCAGCGCTTCCGCGATCCGGCACTGCTGTCGGATGCGGCGCTGGTGCTGACCGAGTCGGTCACCCCGCGGCAGGAGGTCCAGGCCCAGGACGGCCGCTGGTACGTGCGCCAGGTGCTTCCGTACCGCACGCGCGACAACCGCACCGAAGGCGTCGTCATCACGATGTCGGACGTCGCGGCCGAAGCGATCGAGGAAGCCCGCCTGTACGCGGAAGCGATCGTCGACACGGTGCGCGAACCGCTGCTGGTGCTCGACGGCGATCTTCGCGTGGTCTCGGCCAACCGCTCCTTCTATTCGACCTTCAAGGTGTCGAGCGCGGATACGGCCGGTCGCTCGCTGTACGAGCTCGGCGGCGGCGAATGGGACATCCCGCAGCTGCGTACGCTGCTCGGCGAGGTGCTTCCCAAGCAGCACGTGATGAACGATTTCCCGATGAAGCATGATTTCCTGACCACTGTCGGTCCGCGCAACCTGCTCCTCAATGCGCGCGCGCTGCTGCGTGGCGGAGACCGGCCCGGTCTCATCCTGCTCGCCATCGAGGACGTCACCGAGCGCATGCAGCTCCAGTCGGTGCTGCGCGAAAGCGAAGACCGCACCCGCAACGCAGAAGAAGCGAGGCGCCGCCACTCCGAGCTCGCGCACAGCCAGCGCATCAGCACGGTCGGCGAGCTCGCAAGCGGGCTCGCGCACGAGCTCAACCAGCCGCTCGCGGCCATCGCGAACGAGGTCGAGGCGTGCGTGCGTTACCTTCGCGCCGGCAAGGCGGACCCTGTCAAGCTGTTGTCGCTGCTCGGCGAGGTTTCCAGCGAGGCGCTGCGCGCCAGCCAGATCGTCTCGCATCTGCGCAGCTTCATCGAAAAGGGATCCCCGACCTTCGAGCTGGCCGATCTCAACGACATCGCCAGAGACGTGGCGCGGCTGATGCGGCACGAGATCGAAAGCGCGCAGGTCTCTCTCGAGATCGACGCCGCGCGGCGTCAACTCCCGATCAATGCCGATCGTATCCAGATCGAACAGATCATCGTGAACCTGATCCAGAATGCGATCGACTCGCAGCGCACCGTTCCCGGCGAATTGCGCAAGATCCGGCTGACGACCAGGGCCGCATCCGGAATGGCCGAGCTCTCCGTCCGGGACAACGGCCCGAGGATGGCCACGGCGGATGCGGAGCGCATGTTCGAGCCGTTCTTTACGACCAAGGCCGAAGGGCTCGGCATGGGACTGGCGATCAGCCGAAGCATCATCGAAGCGCACCGCGGACGGGTGTGGGCGGAAACGCCGGGCACAGGCGATCGCGGAACCACCGTGTGTTTCTCGCTTCCGCTGCAGCGGCCGGGGCGCAAGCGAAGCGCCGGCTGA
- a CDS encoding ABC transporter ATP-binding protein/permease, which translates to MTTENGSTGSAGSGESAGLPNDATANGAGASTAKTFRQFRDISKAFFASSQQRKARGFLVVLLALALSVGGVEVLISYAGRDFMTAIAKKDSGAYWRLLGIYLGTFALAVPLGVYYRWTEHRLALLWREWLASHLIQRYFNNRAYYRLRGSDGVDNPDQRISEDVRNFTENSLSFLLIVLNSGVTLVAFLGVLWGISGLLVAVLFGYAIAGTILSVLIGKRLVRLSFQQYQKEADLRYGLVRVRDNAESIAFYRGESREQNDLGARLGKVVANTGLIINWNRRLAFFTTPYNYAAFVLPLAVVAPMFMQGRIEFGVVTQAVAAFAQVLAAVSLIITKFEGLSTYLAGVQRLGALWDNLDDFDADEARAALEAGEQLDEDSRFIRLDGLTVCTPASSGPTKTLVEELSFDLRRRQSLLIMGPSGTGKSSVLRTIAGLWPSGGGSLERPPLIELMFLPQRPYMVDGSLRDQLLYPYPKQKLTDDRIREVVEQVNLADVFARVDDDLDRVVDWTNVLSIGEQQRIAFARLFLRKPRFAFLDEATSALDEDNQHSLYEMLQKSGIGFVSVGHRQTLAQYHERILHLEIDGTWEVQDAAAAGEPESLSAA; encoded by the coding sequence ATGACGACGGAGAACGGTTCGACCGGATCCGCGGGATCCGGCGAATCCGCCGGCTTGCCGAACGATGCCACCGCCAACGGGGCCGGTGCATCCACAGCCAAAACGTTCCGGCAGTTCCGCGATATCTCCAAAGCGTTCTTCGCATCGAGCCAACAGCGCAAGGCGCGAGGCTTTCTCGTCGTGCTGCTTGCGCTCGCGCTCTCGGTCGGCGGCGTCGAGGTCCTGATCAGTTACGCGGGCCGCGATTTCATGACCGCGATTGCGAAGAAGGATTCGGGCGCCTACTGGCGCCTGCTCGGAATCTATCTCGGAACCTTCGCGCTGGCCGTGCCGCTCGGCGTCTATTACCGCTGGACCGAGCACCGCCTCGCGCTGCTGTGGCGCGAATGGCTCGCCTCGCACCTGATCCAGCGCTACTTCAACAACCGCGCGTACTACCGGCTTCGCGGATCCGACGGCGTCGACAACCCGGACCAGCGAATCAGCGAAGACGTCCGCAACTTCACGGAAAATTCGCTCTCGTTCCTGCTGATCGTGCTCAACTCCGGCGTCACGCTGGTCGCTTTCCTCGGCGTTCTGTGGGGAATCTCGGGGCTTCTGGTCGCGGTGCTGTTCGGGTACGCGATTGCCGGCACGATCCTGAGCGTGCTGATCGGCAAGCGGCTCGTGCGCCTGAGCTTCCAGCAGTACCAGAAGGAAGCCGACCTGCGTTACGGCCTCGTGCGCGTTCGCGACAACGCCGAGTCGATCGCGTTCTACCGCGGCGAGAGCCGCGAGCAGAACGATCTCGGAGCGCGGCTCGGCAAAGTCGTCGCCAATACCGGCCTCATCATCAACTGGAACCGGCGGCTCGCGTTCTTCACCACGCCCTACAACTACGCGGCATTCGTGCTTCCGCTGGCCGTCGTTGCGCCGATGTTCATGCAGGGGCGGATCGAGTTCGGCGTGGTCACGCAGGCTGTCGCAGCCTTTGCGCAGGTGCTGGCCGCGGTTTCGCTCATCATCACCAAGTTCGAAGGCCTGAGCACCTATCTTGCCGGCGTGCAGCGTCTCGGCGCGCTGTGGGACAATCTCGACGACTTCGATGCCGACGAAGCGCGAGCCGCGCTCGAGGCCGGCGAGCAGCTCGACGAGGACAGCCGCTTCATCCGCCTGGACGGCCTCACCGTGTGTACGCCCGCGTCGTCGGGTCCGACGAAGACGCTCGTCGAAGAGCTGTCGTTCGACCTGCGGCGGCGCCAGAGCCTGCTCATCATGGGACCGAGCGGAACCGGCAAAAGCTCGGTCTTGCGCACCATCGCCGGCCTGTGGCCGAGCGGCGGGGGTTCGCTCGAGCGTCCGCCGCTCATCGAGCTGATGTTCCTGCCGCAGCGTCCGTACATGGTCGACGGCAGCCTGCGCGATCAGCTCCTGTATCCGTATCCGAAGCAGAAGCTCACCGACGACCGGATTCGCGAGGTTGTCGAGCAGGTCAATCTCGCGGACGTGTTCGCGCGGGTCGACGACGATCTCGACCGCGTGGTCGACTGGACCAACGTGCTGTCGATCGGCGAGCAGCAGCGCATCGCGTTCGCGCGCCTGTTCCTGCGCAAGCCCCGCTTCGCGTTCCTCGACGAAGCCACCAGCGCGCTCGACGAGGACAACCAGCATTCGCTTTACGAAATGCTGCAGAAGTCGGGCATCGGCTTCGTCAGCGTCGGGCACCGGCAGACGCTTGCCCAGTACCACGAGCGAATCCTGCATCTGGAAATCGACGGCACGTGGGAGGTCCAAGACGCGGCGGCGGCCGGAGAGCCGGAGTCGCTGTCAGCTGCTTAA
- a CDS encoding helix-turn-helix transcriptional regulator, with protein MTGKRDSRGEQRALPAESFPATGAPAIQSAQFQPTRANKKGSQLMSITNNSSPSFSNPHSNGSIPQRSAAAPQNRVIAIDSAAPRRAMTEREKHVLRLICDGLTNSEMAVRLGISTETVKSELKRIFRKIEVRNRTQAAVLLVKQGMA; from the coding sequence GTGACTGGCAAGCGCGATTCCCGCGGAGAGCAACGCGCGCTGCCGGCCGAATCGTTCCCTGCGACCGGCGCGCCGGCAATACAATCCGCACAATTTCAGCCAACCCGCGCGAACAAGAAAGGTAGCCAACTCATGAGCATCACAAACAATTCCTCTCCGAGCTTCTCCAATCCGCACTCCAACGGCTCGATCCCGCAGCGGTCGGCCGCCGCGCCGCAAAACCGGGTGATCGCGATCGACTCCGCCGCACCGCGCCGGGCGATGACCGAGCGCGAGAAACACGTGCTGCGCCTGATCTGCGACGGACTGACGAACTCCGAGATGGCGGTTCGCCTCGGCATTTCCACCGAGACGGTGAAATCGGAGCTCAAGAGGATCTTCCGCAAAATCGAAGTCCGCAACCGGACCCAGGCGGCCGTCCTGCTGGTCAAGCAGGGTATGGCCTGA
- a CDS encoding superoxide dismutase: MKTYVLPELTYDYSALEPHYSAQMLELHHSQHHAAYVAGANATLGKLATARASSHFETINQLQKSLAFHVSGHVLHSLLWRNLSPHGGGEPDGELRFAINECFGGFDAMRSQMIEAATNVQGSGWGALAWEAVGQRLVVEQIYDHQGNIGNGTIPLLVLDMWEHAYYLQYQNVKASWVSAFWKLVDWEDVGRRFHSVRTVDLVL, encoded by the coding sequence ATGAAAACCTACGTTTTACCCGAGCTCACTTACGACTATTCCGCGCTCGAGCCGCACTACTCGGCGCAGATGCTCGAGCTCCATCACAGCCAGCATCACGCGGCGTACGTCGCCGGCGCGAATGCAACGCTCGGCAAGCTTGCGACGGCGCGCGCAAGCAGCCACTTCGAGACCATCAACCAGCTTCAGAAAAGCCTCGCGTTCCACGTCTCGGGTCACGTGCTGCACTCGCTGCTGTGGCGCAACTTGAGTCCGCATGGCGGCGGCGAGCCCGACGGCGAGCTGCGTTTTGCGATCAACGAATGCTTCGGCGGCTTCGATGCGATGCGCAGTCAGATGATCGAAGCGGCAACCAACGTTCAGGGTTCGGGCTGGGGAGCCCTGGCCTGGGAGGCCGTCGGCCAGCGACTGGTCGTCGAGCAGATCTACGACCATCAGGGCAACATCGGCAACGGAACGATTCCGCTGCTGGTTCTCGACATGTGGGAGCACGCCTACTACCTGCAGTACCAGAACGTGAAGGCGAGCTGGGTCAGCGCGTTCTGGAAGCTCGTCGACTGGGAAGACGTGGGGCGCCGTTTCCACTCCGTGCGCACGGTCGACCTCGTACTCTGA
- a CDS encoding response regulator: MTEQAATVFVVDDNVSVRNSIFELLTSVSLPVETFATSEEFLAAYRPERPGCLLLDVRLKDGNGLDLQDELQRRRATLPVIVLTGHGNVPMSVRALKAGAFDFLQKPPPPAVLVERVQAAIGSDRAARALLSEKQVALNRLSSLTPRERDVMSLLVAGETSKDVASTLGLSVRTVEGHRRRVLSKLDVTSAAQLVRVVMTARAA, encoded by the coding sequence GTGACAGAACAGGCAGCAACGGTCTTTGTCGTCGACGACAACGTGAGCGTCCGCAACTCGATCTTCGAATTGCTGACTTCGGTTTCGCTGCCGGTCGAAACTTTCGCGACTTCCGAAGAGTTCCTTGCCGCGTACCGGCCGGAGCGGCCGGGTTGCCTGCTGCTCGACGTGAGGCTGAAAGACGGTAACGGCCTCGATCTTCAGGACGAGCTCCAGCGGCGGCGCGCGACCCTTCCGGTGATCGTGCTGACCGGGCACGGCAACGTGCCGATGTCGGTGCGGGCACTCAAAGCCGGAGCGTTCGATTTCCTGCAGAAGCCTCCGCCGCCGGCGGTACTGGTCGAGAGAGTCCAGGCTGCGATCGGAAGCGACCGGGCCGCGCGCGCGCTGCTGTCGGAAAAACAGGTCGCCCTGAATCGCCTGTCGTCGCTCACGCCGCGCGAACGCGACGTGATGTCGCTGCTGGTGGCAGGCGAGACCTCCAAGGATGTCGCGTCGACGCTCGGGCTGAGCGTGCGGACCGTCGAAGGACATCGCCGCCGCGTCCTGTCCAAGCTCGACGTCACGTCGGCTGCGCAGCTCGTGCGCGTCGTGATGACGGCCAGAGCCGCCTGA
- a CDS encoding phage holin family protein, with translation MSADSPVTSSLEHLVSASHSILSKRIDLVLLEVQEIVSRSLTGAALAGICMLLAAGAWFAVAGAGVLLLIPDSAATLRLFTFGLVNCAGALGCAMMLTRFGQSARTRAPRASHDAHHTLDANPAIESI, from the coding sequence ATGTCCGCCGACAGTCCCGTTACCTCTTCTCTCGAACACCTCGTCTCAGCCAGTCACAGCATCCTGTCCAAGCGCATCGACCTGGTTCTGCTCGAAGTCCAGGAAATCGTTTCGCGTTCGCTGACGGGTGCGGCACTTGCGGGGATCTGCATGCTTCTGGCCGCCGGCGCGTGGTTCGCAGTCGCCGGCGCGGGCGTTCTGCTGCTGATCCCGGATTCGGCCGCGACGCTTCGCCTGTTCACGTTCGGCCTCGTCAACTGCGCAGGTGCGCTCGGCTGCGCGATGATGCTGACACGCTTCGGCCAGTCGGCTCGCACCCGCGCACCCAGGGCCAGCCATGACGCACACCACACGCTGGATGCGAATCCAGCGATCGAGAGCATCTGA